CTTCTCTTTTGAACAACAACCAGAATAATTTATTTCAGTAGTTTCCTCTGACCTTTCTCTCTGTACTGAAGCAGATCTACCTCCACTCTCACGGTCTTCAGTTATAACCGGTACGCGGACGCAGAACCGTATAGAGATGTAGAAGCTAGATTTTTAGAAAAATTAGGAATCGGGTACTTGTTGAAAACGAATATTCATATATATATATATATATATATATATATTTATTTATTTATTTATTTATTTATTTATTTATATTAAAATATAAGAAAATTTATAAGGTGGTGTTATTCAATCATGTATTTTACTAGATTTTAAATCTAAATACAATGCACTGTTATTAAAATGATGATTATAAATTCTATTTTAAAATCTAGTGTTATTCAATGAATGACTTAGATCCAATTTTTAAAATTTAGTGTTATTTAAATTTTAAGGATTTTAAAATTCTTTGTATTTTAGATGGATTTCAAATAATATCTTATAGAGTCTCATGAATAAATGATTGAACTCAAAATCTAATGTATACTGCAAAAACTTTAAAATCTGTAAACTTTAAACTATCTTAAATTTTTAAAATTTGATAGATTACAAAACACTAATAATTGAATTTAAATCACTTATTGACTAACACCCCCTAAAATTTATGAATAAAAATTATATGATTCGAATTCAAAATAAAGCATCAATTTATTTACAATAACTTTAAATGATTTCATATTAAAATTGTGAAAGTACGAATAAATTAAATTTATAAAATTATTATTTACTATTTCATAAATAATTGACAATTATTTGAACATATATATGCTATATCTCTAATAAAAAACTCAGTAAATAAAGATAATTTATTACATTAGTTTTAATATTTGTATATTTCTACTCTCCCTATTTCAATACTATTAAATTTTAGATTTTATATAAAAACATAAAACATGATTTTATATTTATATTTATATTTATTTATGAGATTATTTTTTAAGCGGAATTGTGATTCCAAAACGGAACGTAAGCTTCCAACATATTTTTAAATAGAGATTCCATAAAATTTCACAAGATTTCGATTCTGATTCCGATTCCGAATCAGGAAAAGCGGATGTTTGATGAAGCTTTTGTGTAACCTAGCCTACAAATACCCTTGTATATGGCCGGTATAAGCCTAATCAAAATAGCTGGTTTGTTAAGAAAAAACATAAAGTTCACTCCGATCCTGCCGTGAATATTATGATTTATTTGATTTTATTCCTGACATTTGTTGGATGTCTGATGAAGCTTTTGTGTAACCTAGCCTACAAATACCCTTGTATATGGCCGGTATAAGCCTAATCAAAATAGCTGGTTTGTTAAGAAAAAACATAAAGTTCACTCCGATCCTGCCGTGAATATTATGATTTATTTGATTTTATTCCTGACATTTGTTGGCATCATCATCAAATGGTGAAAGAGGAAACGTGTGATGGGTTACATAAAGAGTTGCGAATTTATAAACTTTGATTACTAATCACATAAAGACATTCGAAACTTCTATGAAAACCTCCACCTTTTAATGTATTCTTTCTTGGATCCTATAAAACTATAAGATGCAAGATTTTTTTTCACAGTACACTATGGTAAGGAAAACTTAAATAATAATAATTGAAAAGAAAGGAAATCTTAAATAATTTAATCCTTTTGTCACCATCTCATTATTGATTCCCTCCAAGATAGTCTTAAACAAGCTTGCCGTTCAAAAGTGTGGATGATGGTTTGTGCTCCAGGAAGTTTTGGACTTTACATTCACAATTTATTTGGGCCGGACATTGTTGTGTGTACAAAACATAATCTTGGTACAGAGTTCATGTCTCAAATTGGTCGAAATAAAACACAAGAGATGGTAAGATCTGGGGGGGTGGGGGGGTCAAGATCGGAATATTAGCCAAAACAAGACTAAAACCTAGGGCTGGGAAAATTAAATTGAATCTGAAAATCTGAACCGATCCGGATCCGACATAAATATCGAATAAATCTTGTTTTATGGTATTTTGGGTTATGGGTATTATCCGGACTGAACCCGACCTAAATGGATATCTGATAGAACCCGAAACATTTAAAATTCCTAAAAAAGACTTGTACCAAACATGGCTCAGTTCTTAATATGTATCCAAAATACACTAAGATATTATTGAACATCTAAAATAATTATCTATTATATGAAGATTGATGGTTGAAGGAGGCGGTTGAAGCTTTCAGGTTTTCGTTTTTGTTTTCATTGAATAATGTTTTTTTCATTTCATGGAACTTGGTTTTAGTTTTATGCTTTCATTTATTTAGTTTTCTTCAATTAATAACTGTGTTTACCTTTTGTTTGATTTTGAATGATTACATTTGATGTCCATTTCTTATTTTTGAATCGATTTTACTTATGTTTTTGTTACTAAATATGTACAAATCAGGTATTTTACAACCAAAGAACCGATTTTACTTATGTTTTGGCTACAAAATAGGTACAAATCACGTACTTTTAAACCGAAGAACCGATTGTAATATTGGAATATTGGCTAAAACAAGACTCAAACCTAGGGCTGGGGAAATTAAACTGAATCCGAAAACCTGAACCGATCCGGATCCGACATAAATATCGAATAAATCTTGTTTTATGGTATTTTGGGTTATGGGTATTATCCGGACTAAACCCGACCTAAATGGATATCCGATAGAACTCGAAACATTCAAAATTCCTAAAAAACTTGTACCAAACATGTCTCAGTTCTTAATATGTATCCAAAATACACTAAGATATTATTGAACATCTAAAATAATTATCTATTATATGAAGATTGATGGTTGAAGGTGGCGGTTGAAGCTTACAGTTTTTCGATTTTGTTTTCATTGAATAATGTTTTTTCATTTCATGAAACTTGGTTTTAGTTTTATGCTTTCATTTATTTAGTTTTCTTCAATTAATAACTATGTTTCCCTTTTGTTTGATTTTGAATGATTACATTTGATGTTCATTTCTTATTTTTGAATTGATTTTACTTATGTTTTTGTTACAAAATAGGTACAAATCAGGTACTTTACAACCGAAGAACCGATTTTACTTATGTTTTGGCTACAAAATAGGTACAAATCATGTACTTTTAAACCGAGAACCGATTGTAATATTGGAATATTGGCTAAAACAAGACTCAAACCTAGGGCTGGGAAAATTAAACTGAATCCGAAAACCTGAACCGATCCGGATCCGACATAAATATCGAATAAATCTTGTTTTATGGTATTTTGGGTTATGGGTATTATCCGGACTGAACCCGACCTAAATGGATATCCGATAGAACCCAAAACATTCAAAATTCCTAAAAAAAACTTGTACCAAATATGTCTCAGTTCTTAATATGTATCCAAAATACACTAAGATATTATTGAACATCTAAAATAATTATCTATTATATGAAGATTGATGGTTGAAGGTGGTGGTTGAGGCTTACAGTTTTTCGATTTTGTTTTCATTGCATAATGTTTTTTTCATTTCATCGAACTTGGTTTTAGTTTTATGCTTTCATTTATTTAGTTTTCTTCAATTAATAACTATGTTTACCTTTTGTTTGATTTTGAATGATTACATTTGATGTTCATTTCTTATTTTTGAATCGATTTTACTTATGCTTTGGTTACAAAATAGGTACAAATCAGGTACTTTACAACCGAATAACCGATTTTACTTATGTTTTGGCTACAAAATAGGTACAAATCATGTACTTTTAAACCGAAGAACCGATTGGGATCCGAATCCGAAAGTACATCGGATTTTACCAGTTCTTTGAAGCTTTACTAACCCTGACCTGAACCCGAACCGGTCCCGAACCAAACTTTCATATAACCCGAATGAAGATGATTTTGATAAACCCAAAAAATCGAAACCCAATTAGACAAAACCGAAATCCGATTGGAACCCCGAATGTCCATGCCTACTCAAACCATATAACATTCATAGCGCAACTTAAAATGTGACCTAAAATTTCATAGTACTATATAACTTCTGAGTTTTAAACAATAAGCCAACAAAAATATAACAATAACCGTTGGTTACTTTCAATGTCACTATATTTTGAAAAACATTTTTGATTTCTTGCATAATGTAAGAAACATGAGCGCCATGGAAACACAAACACATTTGACCATAATGAGAGTTATATATATACCTCTTTCCAATATGCAAATAAACCCAAATAACCAATATGAAATTCATAAATCAAATATGATAATAACCCATCTTAAGACTCTCCAACGACTTTGATAGCATCATGTGGCGTATCATAAACATTCTTGGATCGAGACTTCTTAACACCGGCAGTGAACCATAGCTTGTCTGATTTCGAGCTCTCGACTGAGATTGTCGTGACTTTGACCCAAACCAACACTTTGGTCTTCATTCCTTCAACACCCATCAGTTTGCCTCTAAGCAATATGCCTTTCACGCGTGTAGCGTACCTTATGGCTGATCCATCTTTGAATGTGACTTCGCAAGGTGTAGAGAAGAAGACCGTAAGTTTGTTCTTTGTCTCGTCGAATTCGTAGCAGATTATGTTCTGTGGGAAGAGTCCTGGTGGTAAGTTGTATTCTTTGAGAAGATCTGGTAAGCTTTTGAGTGGTTTCCCTGTTTTAAAAGAGGAACATCAGGTTAGGAATTGTCGGAATCTTCCTAGATTGTTTATCAATGAGAATAATAAAAATGGTGTTTACCTTTAAGCTTGTTAAAAACCCATTTGGCTTTCTCTTCAACGGTACTAGAGAAAGTCTGGAAAAGAAAAAAGAAACATCAACATTATGTTTCTTTTTTGAGGCAATGGTACAAGAGAACAATGTTCAAACTGACCGAGTACTGAATCAATTATAAACATTATGTTTCCAATTTGTAGCAATGAACAACACAAACAAGTGCAGAATAAACCATATATCAAAAATAAATAGCCAAACCTATAAAGACAGACATAGAAGGTAACCTATAGATCATGTTACTTGAATAGTCATAGAATTGACATCAACTCAATGTAGGGCTCTTAGCTTAGGTCAAAAGCAATAACATGAACACATCATTGCTAAAAGAATTCATCTTTTCTAGTAAACAGTTAATCAGATCTTCCTAGATCTATGATTCTTCCAGAGTTTTGTAACATCCACTACACAAGATTTTGAACAATAGAATCCCTTTTTTAACCAAACGCAAAACCTTAAACCCAAATGCGATCAAACCCATCAGTTTCACACAGGAATTACATGCAAACACCCAGAGAAAAATAAAGAAGCAAGAAAAAATTCAAGATTCATCACAGGAGCACTCACAGTGAGGTCAGTGGTGATGTTAGAGAGCTCTTCCTTAGCTTTCTTCGAGATCCATGAACCTCCCACTTTGAAACTCGTCACTTTCGTTAACGCTTTCTCCATTTTCTTCTCCTCTAGATTCTCTCAGAGAGTAAAGACAGCTTTTAAAAGTATGACAGAACAGAGTGAAAACGGCGACTCACATGTTTCCATTTGGCCAATTGTTCGAAAGATATACCGAACGACGGCGTTTCCTATCTACTTTTCCAGTTTAATTAATTACCGCTATATTTGGCTTAATTTTCAAATTACGAAAACTTTTAAGATATTTTATTAAATAAACGAGGAAGAAGACTCGCTAACCGTCTAATTTGAATTTGCAAACTAAAGTTTCCCCTTTCTGAAAATTAATTCGTTCAAAATCTAATTTAGAATTTATAAATTGTTACTTTTTTTTTTGTAGAAAATGCAAGATTAGTTTTAAAGCGAATAAAATGATTGGATGATGAGAAGATGCGGTGGGACCCAATAATAAAACCATATTACAGCAGAGAGGCTAACAATAATTTTAGCTCAGCACTAGTGCAATTATTCTACAAACATCTAGCTCAGCCAGAGGGGTTACAAATCATTTCAAAAACCAACTTCATGTTCGTACCGGCGACTTCATCTCAATCCGAATACCGGTTTAGTTGTGATTCACTTTGGTTTATTCACTGAAACTAAAATAACCATCCAATAAATCCATGTTATATAAGCTGTGTGATAAAATAGTTATTTTTGGGTTCACCAGCCAATAAGATTTCATTATTTCAAATTCGATAT
This genomic interval from Brassica oleracea var. oleracea cultivar TO1000 chromosome C2, BOL, whole genome shotgun sequence contains the following:
- the LOC106325158 gene encoding uncharacterized protein At5g01610-like; protein product: MEKALTKVTSFKVGGSWISKKAKEELSNITTDLTTFSSTVEEKAKWVFNKLKGKPLKSLPDLLKEYNLPPGLFPQNIICYEFDETKNKLTVFFSTPCEVTFKDGSAIRYATRVKGILLRGKLMGVEGMKTKVLVWVKVTTISVESSKSDKLWFTAGVKKSRSKNVYDTPHDAIKVVGES